From the genome of Bacteroidota bacterium, one region includes:
- the rplA gene encoding 50S ribosomal protein L1, translating to MAKLTKKQKEAVAKVEKNKLYTLEEASALVKEITNVNFDASVDLAVRLGVDPRKANQMVRGVVTLPHGTGKDIKVLALVTPDKEEEAKAAGADYAGLDEYLQKIKGGWTDIDVIITMPSIMGKIGPLGRVLGPRGLMPNPKTGTVTMDIAKAVTEVKAGKIDFRVDKTGIIHAAVGKSSFEASKIKDNAEELVQTLLKLKPTAAKGTYIKSIYMSSTMSLGIAIDPKSIQ from the coding sequence ATGGCTAAATTGACAAAAAAACAAAAAGAAGCTGTTGCTAAAGTAGAGAAGAATAAGCTTTATACTTTAGAAGAGGCTTCAGCATTAGTTAAAGAGATTACAAACGTAAACTTTGATGCTTCTGTTGACCTTGCTGTGAGACTTGGTGTTGACCCACGTAAAGCGAATCAGATGGTTCGTGGTGTAGTTACACTTCCACACGGAACAGGTAAAGACATAAAAGTATTAGCATTAGTTACTCCTGATAAGGAGGAAGAAGCTAAAGCTGCTGGTGCTGATTATGCAGGATTAGATGAATACCTTCAAAAAATTAAAGGTGGTTGGACTGATATTGATGTTATCATAACAATGCCTTCAATTATGGGTAAAATTGGACCATTAGGACGTGTATTAGGACCAAGAGGTCTAATGCCAAACCCTAAAACAGGTACTGTAACTATGGATATTGCTAAGGCAGTAACTGAAGTAAAAGCCGGTAAAATTGACTTTAGAGTTGATAAAACTGGTATTATCCACGCTGCAGTAGGTAAATCATCTTTCGAAGCTTCAAAGATAAAAGACAATGCTGAAGAGCTTGTTCAAACTTTGTTGAAATTGAAACCAACTGCTGCTAAAGGTACTTATATAAAGAGTATTTATATGTCAAGTACTATGAGTTTGGGTATTGCGATAGATCCAAAAAGTATTCAATAG
- the rplJ gene encoding 50S ribosomal protein L10, with translation MTRNEKSTVIENLTTLLKESNTIYLADISAMDAESTSDLRRACFKANVSLAVVKNTLLAKAMENTEKDFGDLSSILKGNTSLMISEAGNAPAKVIKEFRKKNEKPILKGAYVEEAVYVGDDQLDALVNIKSREELIGDVITLLQSPAKNVISALQSGGSKLSGIVKTLSEKAE, from the coding sequence ATGACAAGAAACGAAAAAAGTACAGTTATTGAGAATTTGACTACTTTGCTAAAAGAAAGCAATACTATATACTTAGCTGATATTTCTGCTATGGATGCAGAGTCAACTAGTGACTTACGTAGAGCTTGTTTCAAAGCAAACGTGAGTTTAGCAGTAGTCAAAAATACATTGCTTGCAAAAGCGATGGAAAACACTGAAAAGGATTTTGGAGATTTATCTTCAATCTTAAAAGGAAATACTTCTTTAATGATTTCAGAAGCTGGAAATGCTCCTGCTAAAGTTATCAAAGAATTCCGTAAAAAGAACGAAAAACCTATCCTTAAAGGTGCATATGTAGAAGAAGCAGTTTATGTTGGCGATGATCAACTGGATGCATTAGTAAATATCAAGTCTCGTGAAGAATTGATAGGTGATGTAATCACACTTCTTCAATCTCCTGCGAAAAATGTTATCTCAGCTCTTCAGAGTGGAGGTAGTAAACTTTCTGGAATTGTTAAGACTCTTTCAGAAAAAGCGGAGTAA
- a CDS encoding acyl-CoA dehydrogenase family protein yields MNFGKSESQKMIADSIKEFAKQHILPFQRQWDDNQEFPIDLFRKLGEMGFMGVLVPEEYGGSGFGYNEYITVVDELGKADPSIGLSVAAHNSLCTNHILTFGNEEQKKKWLPKLATGEWIGAWGLTEAGTGSDAGNMTCTARLEGDEWVINGTKNFITHGKSGNVAVVMTRTGEKGDKRGATAIVVERGTPGFSAGRKEDKLGMRASETTEMIFDNVRVPKENALGNIGDGFKQALTILDGGRISIAALSLGVAKGAYEASLQYSKEREQFGKPISAFQGISFKLADMATEIEASELLTYKAAWAKENGEANTTVLCAMAKGMASETSVKVSSEAVQIHGGYGYTKDYPVERYYRDSKLNTIGEGTTEIQKFVISRLLLKG; encoded by the coding sequence ATGAATTTCGGAAAATCAGAAAGTCAAAAGATGATTGCAGATTCCATAAAAGAATTTGCAAAACAACATATACTACCTTTTCAGCGTCAATGGGACGACAATCAGGAATTTCCAATAGATCTGTTTCGCAAATTAGGCGAGATGGGATTTATGGGAGTATTAGTTCCTGAAGAATACGGAGGCTCGGGATTTGGCTATAACGAATATATAACAGTAGTTGATGAGTTAGGAAAGGCAGATCCATCAATTGGATTGTCGGTTGCTGCCCATAATTCGCTTTGTACAAATCACATTTTAACTTTTGGCAACGAAGAGCAAAAGAAAAAATGGTTGCCAAAATTAGCTACAGGCGAATGGATAGGAGCCTGGGGTTTGACCGAAGCAGGAACGGGATCTGATGCAGGGAACATGACCTGTACAGCCAGACTTGAAGGCGACGAATGGGTTATAAATGGAACAAAAAACTTTATCACTCACGGTAAAAGCGGAAATGTAGCTGTAGTTATGACCCGTACCGGTGAAAAAGGAGATAAAAGAGGAGCAACTGCTATTGTAGTGGAAAGAGGTACACCCGGATTTTCTGCAGGCAGGAAAGAAGATAAGCTTGGAATGCGCGCATCAGAAACTACCGAAATGATATTCGATAATGTTAGAGTTCCAAAAGAAAATGCACTTGGGAATATTGGAGATGGCTTTAAACAGGCTTTAACTATATTAGACGGCGGCAGGATTTCTATTGCGGCATTGTCATTAGGTGTTGCAAAGGGAGCTTACGAAGCATCTTTGCAGTATTCAAAAGAACGAGAGCAGTTTGGAAAACCTATTTCGGCATTTCAGGGTATTTCGTTTAAGCTTGCCGATATGGCTACCGAAATTGAAGCATCAGAATTGCTGACATATAAAGCTGCATGGGCTAAAGAAAACGGAGAGGCCAATACAACTGTACTTTGCGCAATGGCAAAAGGAATGGCTTCCGAAACCAGTGTGAAGGTGTCTTCAGAAGCAGTACAAATTCACGGAGGTTACGGTTATACAAAAGACTATCCGGTAGAAAGATATTACAGAGACTCTAAGCTAAATACAATAGGTGAAGGAACAACAGAGATACAGAAGTTTGTTATTTCGAGATTGTTGTTGAAGGGATAA
- the rplL gene encoding 50S ribosomal protein L7/L12 has product MADLKDFAEQLVNLTVKEVNELAEILKEEYGIEPAAAAVAVAGPAAGAEGAAEEKTEFDVILKAAGGSKLKVVKAVKELAGLGLKEAKELVDGAPTAVKEGIAKDEAEALKAQLEEVGAEVELK; this is encoded by the coding sequence ATGGCAGATTTGAAAGATTTTGCAGAACAATTAGTTAACCTAACAGTAAAAGAAGTTAACGAATTAGCTGAAATATTAAAAGAAGAGTACGGAATTGAGCCTGCTGCTGCTGCAGTAGCTGTTGCTGGTCCTGCTGCTGGTGCTGAAGGTGCTGCTGAAGAGAAAACTGAATTTGACGTTATCTTGAAAGCTGCTGGTGGTTCAAAACTAAAAGTTGTTAAAGCTGTTAAAGAATTAGCTGGTTTAGGTCTTAAAGAAGCTAAAGAATTAGTTGACGGTGCTCCAACTGCAGTTAAAGAAGGAATCGCTAAAGATGAAGCAGAAGCTCTTAAAGCTCAATTAGAGGAAGTAGGTGCTGAAGTTGAGCTTAAGTAA
- a CDS encoding HPF/RaiA family ribosome-associated protein — MKVKVQAVDFKVDQKLIDFVQRKMDKLDQFYEKIIDGVVYLKLGSKSEPENKIAEIGVKVPGDEFIVKKQSKSFEESVDACADSLRRMLRKKNEKVKAHVA, encoded by the coding sequence ATGAAAGTTAAAGTGCAAGCAGTAGATTTTAAAGTTGATCAAAAGTTAATTGACTTTGTACAGAGGAAAATGGATAAGCTTGATCAGTTTTACGAAAAAATTATAGACGGAGTGGTGTACTTAAAGCTTGGGAGTAAGAGTGAACCGGAAAACAAAATTGCAGAAATTGGAGTGAAAGTTCCGGGAGATGAATTTATAGTTAAAAAACAATCTAAGAGCTTTGAAGAATCCGTAGATGCATGTGCCGATTCGCTAAGGAGAATGTTGAGAAAGAAGAATGAAAAAGTTAAAGCTCACGTAGCCTGA
- the nusG gene encoding transcription termination/antitermination protein NusG: MSESVKKWYVVRAASGQENKVKHYIELEMSRDLGDYVEQVLVPTEKVYQMRQGKKVQKEKVYFSGYVFVEANLGGEVAHTIKSIPGVIGFLSETKGGDPVPLRKAEVRRMLGQVDEMEELNQNVSIPYIVGETIKVVDGPFNGFNGTIEKIHEEKRKLEVMVKIFGRKTPLELSYMQVEKVS, translated from the coding sequence ATGAGTGAATCGGTAAAGAAATGGTACGTAGTGCGTGCTGCCAGTGGTCAGGAAAATAAAGTTAAGCACTACATTGAACTTGAGATGAGTCGTGATCTTGGTGATTACGTTGAACAGGTTCTTGTGCCAACTGAAAAGGTTTACCAAATGCGTCAAGGCAAAAAAGTACAGAAGGAAAAAGTTTATTTTTCGGGTTATGTATTTGTCGAAGCAAATTTAGGAGGAGAGGTAGCCCATACTATTAAGTCGATACCCGGAGTAATTGGTTTTCTTAGCGAAACAAAAGGAGGAGATCCTGTTCCGTTGAGAAAAGCAGAGGTAAGACGAATGTTAGGTCAGGTTGATGAAATGGAAGAATTAAATCAAAATGTTAGTATTCCATACATCGTTGGCGAAACAATAAAAGTTGTTGATGGTCCTTTCAATGGTTTCAACGGAACTATTGAAAAGATACATGAAGAAAAGCGTAAGCTTGAAGTAATGGTTAAGATTTTCGGAAGAAAAACACCATTGGAGTTGAGCTATATGCAAGTAGAAAAAGTATCTTAA
- a CDS encoding tyrosine-type recombinase/integrase translates to MINKFLDYLSYEKRYSQHTIKAYENDLREFYDYAEVIQNEKNPLKLNFQQLRYYLVFLQDQKYSNRTVNRKLSSIKRFYKYLLSIDEISDNPTAKLTSLKYENKVLVPFSKDEMTALLDKIYFEDDFEGVRDKLIINVFYNTGIRLSELIGLQISKIDHSNSQIKVLGKRNKERIIPLSNNLMSDVEAYLKLRNDLQYVEKEDVFFLTKNGKQIYPSLVYGKINSYLSEVTKKVKKSPHMIRHTFATHMMDAGADLNSIKELLGHTSLVATQVYTHSSLGKLKSIVNHAHPRAKKK, encoded by the coding sequence ATGATAAATAAATTTCTCGATTACTTAAGCTACGAAAAACGATATTCGCAACATACTATAAAGGCCTATGAAAATGATTTGCGTGAATTTTACGATTATGCCGAAGTAATTCAAAATGAGAAAAATCCCCTGAAATTAAATTTTCAGCAATTGCGATACTATTTAGTATTCCTTCAGGATCAGAAATATTCGAATCGGACAGTTAACAGAAAGTTGAGCAGTATAAAGAGGTTTTATAAATATTTACTCAGCATTGATGAAATTTCAGATAATCCAACTGCAAAATTAACGTCATTGAAATATGAGAATAAAGTTTTAGTTCCATTTTCGAAGGATGAGATGACTGCCTTATTGGATAAAATTTATTTTGAAGATGATTTTGAAGGAGTGAGAGATAAATTGATAATAAATGTTTTTTACAATACCGGAATTCGGCTTAGTGAGCTGATTGGCTTACAGATTTCAAAAATTGATCATTCAAATTCTCAGATAAAAGTACTGGGTAAAAGAAATAAAGAACGAATAATACCGTTATCTAATAATCTGATGAGTGATGTAGAAGCTTATTTGAAGTTGAGGAATGATCTGCAATATGTTGAAAAAGAGGATGTGTTTTTTTTGACAAAAAATGGCAAACAAATATATCCTAGTCTTGTTTATGGTAAGATAAATTCTTACCTTAGTGAAGTAACTAAAAAGGTAAAAAAAAGTCCCCATATGATACGTCATACCTTTGCTACTCACATGATGGATGCTGGTGCAGATTTAAACTCAATCAAGGAGCTTTTGGGGCATACGAGCTTAGTAGCAACACAAGTTTATACGCATTCATCTCTAGGTAAATTAAAATCAATCGTTAACCACGCCCATCCTAGGGCAAAAAAAAAGTAA
- a CDS encoding preprotein translocase subunit SecE, translating into MEQKSNFVKESYQELVEKTTWPKWDDLQSNTVTVAGASVLIALAIFAADKFFEFSVDSYFQIF; encoded by the coding sequence ATGGAACAGAAATCAAATTTTGTAAAAGAATCTTACCAAGAATTAGTTGAAAAAACTACTTGGCCAAAGTGGGATGATCTTCAATCTAACACTGTAACAGTTGCCGGAGCATCGGTATTGATAGCTCTAGCTATTTTTGCAGCAGATAAATTCTTTGAATTTAGTGTAGATTCTTATTTCCAAATTTTTTAA
- a CDS encoding helix-hairpin-helix domain-containing protein — protein MQFNRAQQIGLMTLIVIIAVLQFIIIKVDFSVFYNKNKTQEELLLADYYNNKIDSLSEIHRKETSARKYFKFNPNKLSYNSWKYLGLNTQQLYLLDSFRAENIFHSSGQVKTVLEIGDSLYNTIDTLMYFPKEYIAYDKIKLQNKIEYKSFNPNNFEIDDWKSYGFSEKQSEVIVNYGKRKGGYKSKEELKEVFVISEEKYNKMEEYILLPDITVEEEEAILDLNLAGSSDFKKIDGIGEVYSVIIVEYREKLGGFKYYYQLNEIKGLDSSVISDIRKTFGLSKAYELRKVNINTATIEEIQNHPYISNRLANEIVYFRNNFRAFKSVEEIRNIEEISDSYFNKIHLYLEVD, from the coding sequence TATTATAAAGGTCGACTTTTCAGTTTTTTACAATAAAAACAAAACTCAGGAAGAATTACTTTTAGCTGATTACTATAATAATAAGATAGATTCCCTGAGTGAGATTCACAGAAAAGAGACATCAGCCAGAAAATACTTCAAATTCAACCCTAATAAACTTTCATACAACTCATGGAAATACTTAGGGTTAAATACTCAACAGTTATACCTGTTGGATTCTTTTAGAGCTGAGAATATTTTCCATTCTTCCGGTCAGGTGAAGACCGTTTTAGAAATTGGTGATTCATTATATAATACAATAGATACATTGATGTACTTCCCAAAAGAATATATAGCGTATGATAAAATAAAGCTTCAAAACAAAATCGAATACAAATCCTTTAATCCAAATAATTTTGAGATTGACGATTGGAAGAGTTATGGGTTTTCTGAAAAGCAGTCAGAAGTAATCGTAAATTACGGAAAGCGAAAAGGTGGATATAAATCAAAAGAAGAGCTGAAAGAAGTATTTGTTATATCAGAAGAAAAATATAATAAAATGGAAGAATATATCTTGCTGCCGGATATAACGGTAGAAGAGGAGGAAGCAATATTGGATTTGAATCTTGCAGGCAGCAGCGACTTCAAAAAGATAGATGGTATTGGAGAAGTCTATTCCGTGATAATAGTAGAATACAGGGAAAAATTGGGAGGTTTTAAATATTATTATCAGTTAAACGAAATTAAAGGTTTGGATTCTTCAGTGATATCAGATATTAGAAAAACCTTTGGATTAAGCAAGGCTTATGAGCTTAGAAAGGTAAATATTAATACAGCCACAATAGAAGAGATTCAAAATCACCCATATATAAGTAACAGGCTTGCCAACGAAATAGTATACTTCAGAAATAATTTCAGAGCTTTTAAGTCTGTTGAAGAGATAAGAAATATTGAAGAAATCAGTGACTCATATTTCAATAAAATTCATTTATATTTGGAAGTTGATTAA
- the tuf gene encoding elongation factor Tu, translated as MAKETFDRSKPHLNIGTIGHVDHGKTTLTAAITKVLADKGLSEAKDFDQIDNAPEEKERGITINTAHVEYQTANRHYAHVDCPGHADYVKNMVTGAAQMDGAILVVAATDGPMPQTREHILLGRQVGIPRIVVFLNKVDMVDDEELLELVDMEVRELLSFYEYDGDNGPVISGSALGALNGEEKWVDSVMELMEAVDSWIEEPVRDVEKPFLMPVEDVFSITGRGTVATGRIETGIAHTGDSVDIIGMGAEKLTSTVTGVEMFRKILDEGQAGDNVGILLRGINKEDIKRGMVICKPGSVTPHDHFKAEVYILKKEEGGRHTPFHNKYRPQFYVRTTDVTGEIVLPEGVEMVMPGDNLTITVNLIQPIALNVGLRFAIREGGRTVGAGQVTEML; from the coding sequence ATGGCAAAGGAAACTTTCGATCGTTCCAAACCACACTTAAACATTGGTACAATTGGTCACGTTGACCACGGTAAAACTACTTTGACTGCTGCCATCACGAAAGTTTTGGCGGACAAAGGACTTTCTGAAGCAAAAGACTTCGATCAAATCGATAACGCTCCGGAAGAAAAAGAAAGAGGTATTACTATTAATACTGCACACGTTGAGTATCAAACAGCTAACCGTCACTACGCACACGTTGACTGTCCAGGTCACGCGGATTACGTAAAGAACATGGTAACTGGTGCTGCTCAAATGGATGGTGCTATTTTGGTAGTAGCTGCTACTGATGGACCAATGCCACAAACACGTGAGCACATCCTTTTAGGACGTCAGGTAGGTATTCCAAGAATCGTTGTATTCTTGAACAAAGTTGATATGGTTGATGATGAGGAACTTCTTGAACTAGTTGACATGGAAGTTCGTGAATTGTTATCATTCTACGAATATGATGGAGATAATGGTCCTGTAATTTCAGGTTCAGCTCTTGGAGCTCTTAACGGAGAAGAAAAATGGGTTGATTCTGTAATGGAATTAATGGAAGCTGTTGATTCTTGGATTGAAGAGCCAGTAAGAGATGTTGAAAAACCTTTCTTAATGCCGGTTGAGGATGTATTCTCTATTACCGGACGTGGTACTGTTGCCACAGGTCGTATCGAAACTGGTATAGCTCACACTGGTGATTCTGTTGATATTATCGGTATGGGAGCTGAAAAATTAACTTCTACAGTAACAGGAGTTGAGATGTTCCGTAAAATTCTTGATGAAGGACAAGCTGGTGATAACGTTGGTATCCTTTTAAGAGGTATTAACAAAGAAGATATCAAAAGAGGTATGGTAATCTGTAAGCCAGGTTCTGTAACTCCACACGATCACTTCAAAGCTGAGGTTTATATCCTTAAGAAAGAAGAAGGTGGTCGTCACACACCATTCCACAACAAATACCGTCCTCAGTTCTACGTACGTACAACTGATGTAACTGGAGAGATTGTTCTTCCAGAAGGTGTTGAAATGGTTATGCCTGGTGATAACTTAACTATTACAGTTAATCTTATCCAACCAATCGCATTAAACGTAGGTCTTCGTTTCGCTATCCGTGAAGGTGGACGTACTGTAGGTGCAGGTCAGGTAACTGAAATGCTATAA
- the rplK gene encoding 50S ribosomal protein L11, with product MAKEIIGLIKLQIRGGAANPSPPVGPALGAKGVNIMEFCKQFNARTQDKAGKVLPVAITVYGDKSFDFVIKTPPAAVQLMEAAKIKKGSPESNRNKVGSVTWDQIRAIAEDKMADLNAFKVESAMLMVAGTARSMGLTVKGEAPTK from the coding sequence ATGGCAAAAGAAATTATCGGACTAATCAAGTTACAGATAAGAGGAGGTGCTGCAAATCCATCACCACCGGTTGGACCTGCTTTAGGTGCAAAGGGTGTGAACATTATGGAGTTTTGTAAGCAGTTCAACGCTCGTACGCAAGATAAGGCTGGGAAAGTATTGCCTGTTGCAATTACAGTTTATGGTGATAAATCATTCGATTTCGTTATCAAAACTCCACCTGCAGCAGTACAATTAATGGAAGCAGCTAAGATCAAGAAAGGTTCTCCTGAATCCAACAGAAACAAAGTAGGTAGTGTTACTTGGGATCAAATTAGAGCTATTGCAGAAGATAAAATGGCAGATTTGAATGCTTTTAAAGTAGAATCTGCGATGTTGATGGTAGCTGGAACGGCTCGTTCTATGGGTCTGACAGTAAAAGGTGAAGCTCCAACTAAATAA
- the rpsU gene encoding 30S ribosomal protein S21, whose protein sequence is MLIIPIKEGEAIDRALKRFKRKFDRTGTMKQLRSRKQFNKPSVVKRKQNQKAVYVQGLRTAEEN, encoded by the coding sequence ATGCTAATTATTCCTATTAAAGAAGGAGAAGCTATAGACAGAGCTTTAAAACGTTTCAAAAGAAAATTCGACAGAACTGGTACAATGAAACAATTACGTTCTCGTAAACAATTCAATAAACCATCTGTAGTAAAAAGAAAGCAGAACCAAAAAGCTGTTTACGTTCAAGGTTTAAGAACTGCAGAAGAAAACTAG